A DNA window from Streptomyces canus contains the following coding sequences:
- a CDS encoding DUF7683 domain-containing protein yields the protein MSIVYALVRYPKDDDYPDSTTDVTAVGGQAWAELLTTPLEQLVDVYPLTQEHAERVRQFTGVTLDLERYEYFLEPEEDPSL from the coding sequence GTGAGCATCGTCTACGCCCTCGTCCGTTATCCGAAGGATGACGACTATCCGGACTCAACCACCGACGTCACCGCGGTCGGCGGGCAAGCCTGGGCAGAACTCCTGACAACCCCGCTGGAGCAACTGGTCGACGTGTATCCCCTGACGCAGGAGCACGCCGAGCGTGTCCGGCAGTTCACCGGTGTCACGCTCGACCTGGAGAGGTACGAGTACTTCCTGGAGCCGGAGGAGGACCCGTCCCTGTGA
- a CDS encoding DUF7683 domain-containing protein, whose product MNGRLAISRFPKDDGFLDSSVDVTAVGVDVLADLVGIPPAELVGDVPLTQEHAERVRQLTGITLDLETYDYFLDPSSG is encoded by the coding sequence GTGAACGGCCGACTCGCCATCTCCCGCTTCCCGAAGGACGACGGGTTCCTCGATTCGTCCGTTGACGTCACCGCCGTCGGCGTGGACGTCCTCGCGGACCTCGTGGGCATTCCGCCGGCCGAGCTCGTCGGCGATGTGCCCCTGACACAGGAGCATGCCGAGCGTGTCCGGCAGTTGACCGGAATCACGCTCGACCTGGAGACGTACGACTACTTCCTGGACCCCAGCTCCGGCTGA
- a CDS encoding sacsin N-terminal ATP-binding-like domain-containing protein, with amino-acid sequence MSKFVRPAAEGADPFGTARLRRGVLDAWATSPARFREDANAEEDLVLGGYRDRLVVELAQNAADAAARAGVPGRLRLTLREGVLFAANTGAPLDAAGVESLSTLRASAKRDNQDGSIGRFGVGFAAVLAVTDEPALVGRHGGVRWSLAEAREHAADTARHSPGLGDEIRRRDGHVPLLRLPFAAEGTAPDPYDTVVILPLRDTAAADLAERLLNAVDDALLLALPGLEEVVIETDTTRTISRRTEGDLIVVEDSRDGTTRWRTASAHGPLTPELLVGRPVEERLRPHWSLTWAVPADTDGTPAHPRTSPVVHAPTPSDEPLGVPALLIASFPLDTTRRHAAPGPLTDFLVQRAADVYAELLAGWRPVSEGIIGLVPGPLGKGELDGALRQAILDRLPRTAFLPPALPAVLPPADEPTDDLPEVLRPREAEVVEGAGADTVRVLAEVLPTLLPAGLERRVELRTLGVARIPLTDAVDRLAGLEKEPEWWQRLYDSLAGVDPDRLSGLPVPLADGRTTIGPRQVLLPTSDGPLIDPEILARLGLKVAHPAAAHPLLEKLGALPATSRAVLTTPQVRAAVAASLDDDGGMSWEEDTPDAEELADTVLALVRDAGLEPGDEPWLGALALPDEEGELVPAGELVLPGSPFAQVMREDELAYVDAELAGKWGEQPLAACGVLANFALVRATDVVLDPDELEPREGDFAEPDDAGLLDAVDVWCEDILDRFPDTPVPPVATELVAVRDLDLVDEDKWPEALALLAQPPLRDAITQQVRILLPDGTHELVRPYTAWWLRGNPVLDGRRPAGLLAAGGDPLLRGLYDEADATGFDDEQVLRALGVRTSVAALLAEPGGAAELLDRLADPDRPVTGSQLHALYSALADLDPEQVTLPDELRAVTDGRVEVVDAADAVVVDSPDLLPFTEGVPLLPVRPSRAAELAELFQVRRLSESVTGSVDSEGTEHEVPESVRILLGAGTPSSYVEHEELVVDGVEIDWRLTNDGVLHASTLEGVAAGLAWAARQWPRRFEVAALLEDPTRTEELARDRWFD; translated from the coding sequence GTGAGCAAGTTCGTGCGGCCCGCCGCCGAGGGTGCCGACCCGTTCGGGACCGCCCGGCTCAGGCGAGGGGTGCTGGACGCCTGGGCCACCAGCCCCGCCCGGTTCCGGGAGGACGCCAACGCCGAGGAGGACCTCGTCCTCGGCGGGTACCGGGACCGACTCGTCGTCGAGCTCGCGCAGAACGCCGCCGACGCGGCGGCCAGGGCGGGCGTGCCGGGACGGCTCCGGCTCACCCTCCGCGAGGGCGTCCTGTTCGCCGCCAACACCGGTGCCCCGCTGGACGCGGCCGGTGTCGAGTCCCTCTCCACCCTGCGTGCCTCCGCCAAACGCGACAACCAGGACGGCTCGATCGGCCGCTTCGGCGTCGGCTTCGCCGCCGTGCTCGCCGTCACCGACGAGCCCGCCCTGGTCGGCCGGCACGGCGGGGTCCGCTGGTCCCTCGCCGAGGCCCGCGAGCACGCCGCCGACACGGCACGGCACAGTCCCGGGCTCGGCGACGAGATCCGCCGCCGCGACGGCCATGTCCCGCTGTTGCGCCTCCCGTTCGCCGCCGAGGGCACCGCGCCCGACCCCTACGACACCGTCGTCATCCTCCCGCTGCGCGACACCGCCGCCGCCGACCTCGCCGAGCGCCTCCTGAACGCCGTCGACGACGCTCTCCTCCTCGCCCTCCCCGGGCTCGAGGAGGTTGTGATCGAGACGGACACGACCCGCACGATCAGCCGCCGCACCGAGGGCGACCTCATCGTCGTGGAGGACTCGCGAGACGGTACGACCCGATGGCGTACGGCGTCCGCGCACGGGCCGCTCACCCCCGAACTCCTCGTCGGCCGACCCGTCGAGGAGCGGCTGCGGCCGCACTGGTCGCTCACCTGGGCCGTGCCCGCCGACACCGACGGCACCCCGGCCCACCCCCGCACCAGCCCCGTCGTGCACGCTCCGACGCCCAGCGACGAGCCGCTCGGTGTTCCCGCGCTGCTCATCGCGTCCTTCCCGCTGGACACCACCCGCCGGCACGCGGCACCCGGACCGCTCACCGACTTCCTCGTGCAGCGTGCGGCGGACGTGTACGCCGAACTCCTCGCCGGCTGGCGGCCGGTGAGCGAAGGGATCATCGGGCTGGTGCCCGGCCCGTTGGGGAAGGGTGAGCTGGACGGGGCGCTGCGGCAGGCGATTCTCGACCGCCTCCCGCGAACCGCGTTTCTCCCGCCCGCCCTCCCGGCTGTCCTCCCGCCCGCAGACGAACCCACCGACGATCTCCCGGAGGTCCTCCGCCCGCGCGAGGCCGAGGTCGTCGAGGGCGCCGGTGCCGACACCGTACGGGTGCTCGCCGAAGTCCTGCCCACCCTGCTGCCCGCCGGTCTCGAACGGCGTGTGGAACTGCGGACGCTGGGCGTCGCCCGTATCCCGCTGACCGACGCCGTCGACCGGCTCGCAGGGCTCGAGAAGGAGCCGGAGTGGTGGCAGCGGCTCTACGACAGCCTCGCGGGCGTCGACCCCGACCGGCTCTCCGGCCTTCCCGTGCCGCTCGCCGACGGGCGTACGACCATCGGGCCCCGGCAGGTGCTGCTGCCCACCTCGGACGGGCCCCTGATCGACCCCGAGATCCTCGCCCGGCTCGGCCTCAAGGTCGCCCACCCTGCCGCCGCCCACCCGCTCCTCGAGAAGCTCGGCGCGCTGCCCGCGACGTCGCGCGCGGTGCTCACCACGCCCCAGGTACGGGCTGCCGTGGCCGCCTCCCTGGACGACGACGGCGGGATGAGCTGGGAGGAGGACACCCCGGACGCCGAGGAGCTGGCCGACACCGTCCTCGCGCTCGTCCGGGACGCGGGACTCGAGCCCGGCGACGAGCCGTGGCTGGGCGCCCTCGCCCTGCCGGACGAGGAGGGTGAACTGGTCCCCGCCGGTGAACTCGTCCTGCCCGGCAGCCCGTTCGCCCAGGTCATGCGTGAGGACGAACTCGCCTACGTGGACGCCGAACTGGCCGGGAAGTGGGGCGAACAGCCCCTCGCGGCCTGTGGAGTGCTCGCCAACTTCGCCCTGGTCCGGGCCACGGACGTGGTGTTGGACCCGGACGAACTGGAGCCCCGCGAGGGCGACTTCGCGGAACCGGACGACGCCGGTCTCCTGGACGCCGTGGACGTGTGGTGCGAGGACATCCTCGACCGCTTCCCGGACACGCCGGTACCGCCGGTCGCCACCGAACTGGTCGCCGTACGCGACCTCGACCTGGTCGACGAGGACAAGTGGCCCGAGGCGCTGGCCCTGCTGGCCCAGCCGCCTCTCCGGGACGCGATCACCCAGCAGGTCCGCATCCTCCTGCCGGACGGCACACATGAACTCGTACGGCCGTACACCGCCTGGTGGTTGCGCGGGAACCCGGTACTCGACGGCCGCCGCCCCGCCGGTCTGCTGGCGGCCGGGGGCGACCCCCTCCTCCGCGGCCTGTACGACGAGGCGGACGCGACCGGGTTCGACGACGAGCAGGTCCTGCGGGCGCTGGGGGTGCGGACGTCGGTGGCCGCGCTGCTTGCGGAGCCGGGCGGAGCGGCGGAGCTGCTGGACCGCCTCGCCGACCCCGACCGACCGGTGACCGGATCCCAACTGCACGCCCTCTACAGCGCCTTGGCCGACCTGGACCCCGAACAGGTCACCCTCCCCGACGAGCTGCGGGCCGTCACCGACGGCCGGGTCGAGGTCGTGGACGCGGCCGACGCGGTGGTCGTCGACTCGCCTGACCTGCTGCCCTTCACGGAGGGCGTCCCCCTGCTGCCGGTCCGCCCGTCCCGGGCCGCGGAGCTGGCCGAACTCTTCCAGGTCCGCCGCCTGAGCGAGTCGGTGACGGGTTCGGTGGACTCCGAGGGCACGGAGCACGAGGTCCCGGAGTCGGTACGGATCCTGCTGGGCGCGGGCACCCCGTCCTCATATGTCGAGCACGAGGAACTCGTCGTCGACGGCGTGGAGATCGACTGGCGCCTGACGAACGACGGCGTCCTGCACGCGTCCACCCTGGAGGGCGTGGCGGCGGGCCTCGCCTGGGCGGCCCGTCAGTGGCCACGGCGCTTCGAGGTGGCGGCCCTGCTGGAGGACCCGACGCGCACGGAGGAACTGGCCAGGGACCGCTGGTTCGACTGA
- a CDS encoding S1 family peptidase, with protein sequence MRRTAPLRRSALAAALIAGPLALCATPAAAVTGPAATGTTFAYTAQLDIGGNTHGCSGVLVAADWLLTAASCFADNPAASLAVPAGKPALKTTATIGRADLTTTEGAVREVVELVPRTDRDVVLARLNRPVTNVAPVALATAAPTAGEQLSFAGYGRTKDEWAPLNLHTGTLSVDSAATTTATVTGKDGAAACAGDAGGPVVRVVSGTHQLAALSSRSYQGGCFGIDTAETRTGGITARVDDLGSWVTAKTDAARVTDFNCDGVEDIAIADPKGTVGGNAGAGLVRIVYGGGKGTAEISQALAWVSGSAEANDAFGEAIDTVDYDENGCTDLVVGTPGEDLGTATDGGMVDILHGAPGGLGTGTVKVTHFQQGEGAGSIAASSSESGDRMGHALAAGETAAGEPYVVIGVPGESLGTMTKAGMAFYLRGKINASVHQDKTDVPGTAETNDGFGTSVAADANHIAIGAPNEDISGDAASGNLAVFSHTLHADGHPKPLFGLDQDLDTVSGGSEAGDEFGKSLSLTEYRPAGAAAATDSILAIGSPGEDLPVGDSPNPDAGRVILFRVTAAGAGSQLAELKQGTAEDDVSGSAEPGDRMGETVTAINTAPRSVSTTATMKLAVGVPGEAVGSLAKAGAVHTFSLLGTPGANDRWLEAGDGDGIPGTPGAGQAVGSSIHFTGTSLYVGMPNGPSTYGALHALPLSNVTAGGTVAAVTTYQPGTGGLPAAGSRFGYAAR encoded by the coding sequence ATGAGACGCACCGCACCCCTTCGCCGCTCCGCGCTGGCCGCGGCCCTGATCGCCGGGCCCCTCGCGCTGTGCGCCACGCCGGCCGCCGCCGTCACCGGCCCCGCCGCGACCGGTACCACCTTCGCCTACACCGCCCAGCTCGACATCGGCGGCAACACGCACGGCTGCTCCGGCGTCCTCGTGGCCGCCGACTGGCTGCTGACCGCGGCCAGTTGCTTCGCCGACAATCCCGCCGCGAGCCTCGCGGTGCCCGCCGGCAAGCCCGCGCTGAAGACGACGGCGACCATCGGCCGTGCCGATCTCACCACCACCGAGGGCGCGGTGCGCGAGGTCGTGGAGCTCGTCCCGCGCACCGACCGAGACGTGGTCCTGGCCCGCCTGAACCGACCGGTCACGAATGTCGCCCCCGTCGCGCTGGCCACCGCCGCCCCGACCGCGGGCGAACAACTGAGCTTCGCCGGCTACGGCCGTACGAAGGACGAGTGGGCGCCGCTGAACCTGCACACCGGCACACTCTCCGTGGACTCCGCCGCCACCACGACCGCCACGGTCACCGGCAAGGACGGCGCGGCCGCGTGTGCGGGCGACGCCGGCGGCCCCGTGGTCCGCGTCGTGAGCGGCACGCACCAGCTGGCCGCGCTCAGCAGCCGGTCGTACCAGGGCGGTTGCTTCGGCATCGACACGGCCGAGACCCGTACCGGCGGGATCACCGCCCGGGTCGACGACCTCGGCTCCTGGGTGACCGCCAAGACCGACGCCGCCCGGGTCACCGACTTCAACTGCGACGGCGTCGAGGACATCGCGATCGCCGACCCCAAGGGCACCGTAGGCGGGAACGCCGGCGCCGGTCTCGTCCGCATCGTGTACGGCGGCGGCAAGGGCACCGCCGAGATCAGCCAGGCCCTCGCCTGGGTCTCCGGCTCCGCCGAGGCGAACGACGCCTTCGGCGAGGCGATCGACACCGTCGACTACGACGAGAACGGCTGCACCGACCTCGTCGTCGGCACCCCCGGCGAGGACCTCGGCACCGCCACCGACGGAGGCATGGTCGACATCCTGCACGGCGCCCCCGGCGGCCTCGGCACCGGCACCGTGAAGGTCACGCACTTCCAGCAGGGCGAGGGCGCGGGCTCCATCGCCGCGTCGAGCTCCGAGTCCGGCGACCGCATGGGCCACGCCCTCGCGGCCGGGGAGACCGCGGCAGGTGAGCCGTACGTCGTGATCGGTGTGCCCGGGGAGTCCCTCGGCACCATGACCAAGGCGGGCATGGCCTTCTACCTGCGCGGCAAGATCAACGCGAGTGTCCACCAGGACAAGACCGACGTCCCCGGCACCGCCGAGACCAACGACGGCTTCGGCACCTCGGTCGCGGCCGACGCCAACCACATCGCGATCGGCGCCCCCAACGAGGACATCAGCGGGGACGCGGCCTCCGGCAACCTCGCCGTCTTCTCGCACACCCTGCACGCCGACGGCCACCCCAAGCCGCTGTTCGGCCTCGACCAGGACCTCGACACCGTCTCCGGCGGCTCCGAGGCGGGCGACGAGTTCGGCAAGTCGCTCTCCCTGACCGAGTACCGCCCCGCGGGCGCCGCGGCCGCCACCGACTCGATCCTCGCGATCGGGTCGCCCGGCGAGGACCTGCCGGTCGGCGACTCCCCCAACCCGGACGCGGGCCGGGTGATCCTCTTCCGCGTCACCGCCGCAGGGGCCGGCAGCCAGCTGGCCGAGCTCAAGCAGGGCACCGCCGAGGACGACGTCAGCGGCTCCGCCGAGCCCGGCGACCGCATGGGCGAGACCGTCACCGCGATCAACACCGCGCCGCGCTCGGTGAGCACCACGGCGACGATGAAGCTCGCGGTCGGTGTCCCCGGCGAGGCCGTCGGCTCGCTCGCCAAGGCCGGCGCGGTCCACACCTTCTCGCTGCTCGGCACGCCGGGCGCGAACGACCGCTGGCTGGAGGCCGGCGACGGCGACGGCATCCCCGGCACCCCGGGCGCGGGCCAGGCCGTCGGCAGCAGCATCCACTTCACCGGCACCAGCCTGTACGTCGGCATGCCCAACGGCCCGTCCACGTACGGCGCCCTGCACGCGCTGCCGCTGTCCAACGTGACCGCCGGCGGCACCGTCGCCGCGGTGACCACGTACCAGCCCGGCACGGGCGGCCTCCCGGCCGCCGGCAGCCGCTTCGGCTACGCGGCCCGGTAA
- a CDS encoding DUF3027 domain-containing protein has translation MSAATTRSRTPDRLCAEAVDLARAAAEEAAAPGVVGEHSGLVSEGDRVVTHFFECKELGYRGWRWAVTVARASRAKLVTLDEVVLLPGPDALLAPEWVPWSERLRPGDMGPGDLLPTDAEDLRLEPGYTGEDEPLPSAPVSEEMAELVEAEDAELTAGTPSHLPVAPTRGSIAAVAEELGMRRARVLSRYGLHVAADRWEESFGAQTPMAQAAPAPCVSCGFLVPLGGSLGQAFGLCANEFAPADGRVVSLSYGCGGHSEAAVMPKPPQPAPPVIDETRVDPFPLRPAPDSGSVPVLADEDAAELGHS, from the coding sequence GTGAGCGCAGCGACCACGCGAAGCCGCACCCCCGACCGCCTGTGCGCCGAGGCCGTCGACCTCGCCCGCGCCGCCGCCGAGGAGGCCGCCGCGCCCGGTGTGGTGGGCGAGCACTCGGGCCTGGTCTCCGAGGGCGATCGTGTCGTCACGCACTTCTTCGAGTGCAAGGAGCTCGGATACCGGGGCTGGCGCTGGGCCGTCACGGTGGCGCGCGCCTCCCGCGCGAAGCTGGTGACGCTGGACGAGGTCGTGCTGCTCCCCGGCCCCGACGCGCTGCTGGCGCCGGAGTGGGTGCCGTGGAGTGAACGCCTGCGCCCCGGCGACATGGGCCCCGGCGATCTGCTCCCCACCGACGCCGAGGACCTCCGCCTGGAGCCCGGCTACACCGGCGAGGACGAACCGCTGCCGAGCGCGCCCGTCTCCGAGGAGATGGCCGAGCTGGTCGAGGCGGAGGACGCGGAGCTCACGGCGGGCACCCCCTCGCACCTCCCGGTGGCCCCGACCCGCGGCTCGATCGCCGCGGTCGCCGAGGAACTGGGCATGCGCCGCGCCCGGGTCCTGTCCCGCTACGGCCTCCATGTCGCCGCCGACCGCTGGGAGGAGTCCTTCGGCGCGCAGACGCCGATGGCCCAGGCGGCCCCGGCGCCCTGCGTCAGCTGCGGCTTCCTGGTCCCGCTCGGAGGTTCGCTGGGCCAGGCCTTCGGCCTGTGCGCCAACGAGTTCGCCCCGGCGGACGGCCGCGTGGTGTCCCTGTCCTACGGCTGCGGAGGCCACTCGGAGGCGGCGGTCATGCCGAAGCCCCCGCAGCCGGCCCCGCCGGTGATCGACGAGACCCGAGTGGACCCGTTCCCGCTGCGCCCGGCACCGGACTCGGGGTCGGTGCCGGTGCTGGCGGACGAGGACGCGGCGGAACTGGGTCACTCGTAG
- a CDS encoding MFS transporter → MTGSVRAVGRALHLPFTGTARGIRKATHAHGAGESGLGKLIELHAVNGAGDVMITVALASTVFFSVPTDEARGRVALYLAITMAPFTVLAPVIGPLLDRLPHGRRAAMAGAMLARAMLALIIAGAVATGSLELYPAALGVLVASKGYGVVRSAVVPRLLPPRFSLVKANSRVTLGGLLATGVAAPIGAGLQAVGPRWPLYGAFVIFIAGTFLSFSLPPKVDSARGEDVALLAADEEHLHGPHLKPVKRPGLRTVGTAVTHALGANAALRWLSGFLTFFLAFLLREHPLTGESAAVSLGLVAVSAGAGNALGTAVGAWLRSRAPEIIIVTVVAFVLGAAITAAIFFGAFLVACLTAVAGFSQALSKLSLDALIQRDVPELVRTSAFARSETLLQVSWVFGGAVGIVMPLNGYLGLSVAAAVVAAGWLATAKGLLSSARHGNAPKARVA, encoded by the coding sequence ATGACAGGGTCCGTCCGTGCCGTCGGGCGTGCCCTGCACCTCCCGTTCACCGGTACGGCCCGGGGGATCCGCAAGGCGACCCACGCGCACGGGGCGGGCGAGTCCGGTCTCGGCAAGCTGATCGAACTGCACGCCGTCAACGGCGCGGGTGACGTGATGATCACCGTCGCGCTCGCCTCGACCGTGTTCTTCTCCGTGCCGACCGACGAGGCCCGTGGGCGCGTCGCGCTCTATCTCGCCATCACCATGGCGCCCTTCACGGTCCTCGCGCCCGTGATCGGCCCGCTCCTGGACCGCCTCCCGCACGGCCGCCGCGCGGCCATGGCGGGCGCGATGCTCGCCCGGGCGATGCTCGCGCTCATCATCGCCGGGGCGGTCGCCACGGGCAGCCTGGAGCTGTATCCGGCGGCTCTGGGCGTACTGGTGGCCTCCAAGGGGTACGGCGTCGTCAGAAGCGCGGTCGTGCCCCGGCTGCTCCCGCCCCGCTTCTCCCTGGTCAAGGCCAACTCCCGCGTCACCCTCGGCGGCCTCCTGGCCACCGGTGTCGCGGCCCCCATCGGCGCGGGGCTCCAGGCCGTCGGACCGCGCTGGCCGCTCTACGGCGCCTTCGTGATCTTCATCGCCGGGACGTTCCTGTCCTTCTCCCTGCCGCCGAAGGTCGACTCGGCCAGGGGCGAGGACGTGGCGCTGCTCGCCGCCGACGAGGAACATCTGCACGGACCGCACCTCAAGCCCGTCAAGCGGCCCGGGCTGCGCACGGTCGGCACCGCCGTCACCCACGCCCTCGGCGCGAACGCCGCCCTGCGCTGGCTCTCCGGCTTCCTCACCTTCTTCCTCGCCTTCCTGCTGCGCGAGCATCCGCTGACCGGTGAGAGCGCGGCGGTCTCCCTGGGCCTGGTGGCCGTGTCGGCGGGCGCGGGCAACGCGCTCGGTACGGCGGTCGGGGCCTGGCTGCGCTCGAGAGCGCCGGAGATCATCATCGTGACGGTGGTGGCGTTCGTGCTGGGCGCGGCGATCACGGCGGCGATCTTCTTCGGGGCGTTCCTGGTGGCGTGTCTGACGGCGGTCGCCGGATTCTCACAGGCCCTGTCCAAGCTGTCCCTGGACGCGCTGATCCAGCGGGACGTGCCCGAACTCGTCCGCACCTCGGCGTTCGCCCGCTCCGAGACGCTGCTCCAGGTGTCCTGGGTGTTCGGCGGCGCGGTCGGCATCGTGATGCCGCTCAACGGCTACCTGGGCCTGTCCGTGGCCGCCGCGGTCGTCGCCGCGGGCTGGCTGGCCACCGCGAAGGGACTGCTCAGCTCGGCCCGGCACGGCAACGCGCCCAAGGCGCGCGTGGCCTGA
- a CDS encoding futalosine hydrolase — translation MRILVATAVPVERDAVARAFEGTASAVDVVAVGVGPALAAARTATALTMAAVEGAPYGLVVSAGIAGGFLPHAPLGSLVVADEITAADLGAETAEGFVPVTDLGFGVVTHRPPEALVRAAVAATGGRAGAVLTVSTVTGTAARAMALSERHPTALAEAMEGFGVAEAAGAHGVPVLEIRAVSNPVGPRDRAAWRIGDALAALTEGFGKLTPVLEGWKHHDD, via the coding sequence ATGCGCATCCTCGTGGCCACCGCCGTCCCGGTCGAACGGGACGCGGTGGCTCGCGCGTTCGAGGGCACGGCGTCGGCCGTCGACGTCGTCGCCGTGGGGGTGGGGCCCGCTCTCGCCGCCGCCCGCACCGCCACCGCGCTCACCATGGCCGCCGTGGAGGGTGCTCCCTACGGCCTCGTCGTCTCCGCCGGGATCGCGGGCGGGTTTCTGCCGCACGCGCCACTCGGGTCGCTCGTCGTCGCCGACGAGATCACCGCGGCCGACCTCGGGGCCGAGACCGCCGAGGGGTTCGTGCCGGTGACCGACCTGGGGTTCGGGGTCGTCACCCACCGTCCGCCCGAAGCACTCGTACGTGCCGCCGTGGCCGCGACCGGGGGCCGGGCCGGGGCCGTGCTCACCGTCTCCACGGTGACCGGTACGGCCGCCCGCGCGATGGCCCTGAGCGAACGCCATCCCACCGCCCTCGCCGAGGCCATGGAGGGCTTCGGCGTCGCCGAGGCGGCCGGGGCGCACGGGGTGCCCGTGCTGGAGATCCGGGCCGTCTCCAATCCGGTCGGTCCACGCGACCGGGCCGCCTGGCGGATCGGCGACGCGCTCGCGGCCCTGACCGAGGGGTTCGGGAAGCTGACGCCCGTACTGGAGGGTTGGAAACACCATGACGACTGA
- a CDS encoding 1,4-dihydroxy-6-naphthoate synthase, with protein MTTEPLQIAYSPCPNDTFVFDALAHGRVPGAPSLDVTFADIDITNGMAERGEFDVLKVSYAVLPYVLDEYALLPCGGALGRGCGPLVLTREAGVDLTGRTVAVPSERSTAYLLFRLWAADVLGGGVGEIVVMPFHEIMPAVRDGRVDAGLVIHEARFTYQNYGLHKLADMGEHWESTTGLPIPLGAIIAKRALGATRLESLAESIRTSVRAAWDEPEMSRPYVMEHAQEMDPAVADQHIGLYVNEFTADLGEDGYAAIRGLLTRAAAEGLVPALGPDALSFT; from the coding sequence ATGACGACTGAGCCGCTGCAGATCGCGTACTCGCCCTGCCCGAACGACACGTTCGTCTTCGACGCGCTGGCCCACGGCCGGGTGCCGGGGGCGCCTTCGCTGGACGTGACCTTCGCCGACATCGACATCACCAACGGGATGGCGGAGCGCGGTGAGTTCGATGTGCTGAAGGTGTCGTACGCCGTGCTGCCGTACGTCCTCGACGAGTATGCGCTGCTGCCCTGCGGGGGTGCGCTGGGGCGCGGGTGCGGGCCGCTGGTGCTGACGCGGGAGGCCGGCGTGGACCTCACCGGCCGTACCGTCGCCGTGCCGTCCGAGCGGTCGACGGCGTATCTGCTGTTCCGGCTGTGGGCGGCGGACGTCCTCGGGGGCGGGGTCGGGGAGATCGTCGTGATGCCGTTCCACGAGATCATGCCGGCCGTGCGGGACGGCCGCGTGGACGCCGGGCTCGTCATTCACGAGGCGCGGTTCACGTATCAGAACTACGGGCTGCACAAGCTCGCGGACATGGGCGAGCACTGGGAGTCGACGACGGGGTTGCCGATTCCGTTGGGGGCGATCATCGCCAAGCGCGCTCTCGGTGCCACGAGGCTGGAGTCGCTCGCCGAGTCCATCCGCACGTCCGTGCGGGCCGCTTGGGACGAGCCCGAGATGTCCCGGCCTTATGTCATGGAACATGCGCAGGAGATGGATCCCGCTGTCGCCGATCAGCACATTGGTTTGTACGTCAACGAGTTCACCGCGGACCTCGGGGAAGACGGATATGCCGCGATCCGGGGGCTGCTGACCCGGGCGGCCGCGGAAGGCCTTGTGCCCGCTTTGGGACCCGACGCGTTGTCGTTCACCTGA
- a CDS encoding cold-shock protein, whose product MPTGKVKWFNSEKGFGFLSRDDGGDVFVHSSVLPAGVETLKPGQRVEFGVVAGQRGDQALSVAILDPTPSVAAATRKKPDELASIVQDLTTLLENITPMLERGRYPDKAAGGKIAGLLRAVADQLDV is encoded by the coding sequence GTGCCTACCGGCAAGGTCAAGTGGTTCAACAGTGAGAAGGGCTTCGGCTTTCTCTCCCGCGACGACGGCGGTGACGTCTTCGTCCATTCCTCCGTCCTCCCTGCCGGAGTCGAGACACTGAAGCCCGGACAGCGGGTGGAGTTCGGGGTGGTCGCCGGGCAGCGCGGTGACCAGGCACTTTCGGTGGCCATCCTCGACCCGACCCCCTCGGTCGCGGCGGCGACCCGCAAGAAGCCGGACGAACTGGCCTCCATCGTCCAGGATCTGACGACCCTCCTGGAGAACATCACGCCGATGCTGGAGCGCGGCCGCTACCCCGACAAGGCCGCCGGCGGGAAGATCGCCGGTCTCCTGCGAGCGGTCGCCGACCAACTCGACGTGTAG
- a CDS encoding HAD family hydrolase has protein sequence MASASITAPTVGFDLDMTLIDSRPGIRACWVELSERTGTYVDADLVVTRLGPPLEEEMAYWFPADRIPAMSDLYRELYPSYAITGTLAMPGAREAIGAVQAAGGRAIVVTAKWEPNAKLHMEHLGLEPDAVIGNLWAEQKGEALREHGARVYVGDHTGDVRGARIAEALSVAVPTGPCTAEELSEAGADVVLGDLTEFPGWFSDYRAGCLPARA, from the coding sequence ATGGCCTCTGCGAGCATCACCGCCCCGACCGTCGGCTTCGACCTCGACATGACGCTCATCGACTCCCGCCCCGGCATCCGCGCCTGCTGGGTGGAGCTGTCGGAGCGGACGGGGACGTACGTCGACGCCGACCTGGTGGTCACGCGGCTCGGGCCGCCGCTGGAGGAGGAGATGGCGTACTGGTTTCCGGCGGACCGCATCCCGGCCATGTCGGACCTCTACCGCGAGCTCTACCCGTCGTACGCCATCACCGGCACCCTGGCGATGCCCGGCGCCCGCGAGGCCATAGGCGCCGTACAGGCGGCCGGCGGGCGGGCGATCGTCGTGACGGCCAAGTGGGAGCCCAACGCCAAGCTGCACATGGAGCACCTGGGCCTGGAGCCGGACGCGGTGATCGGCAACCTGTGGGCCGAGCAGAAGGGCGAGGCGCTGCGCGAGCACGGGGCGCGCGTGTACGTCGGCGACCACACCGGCGATGTGCGCGGGGCACGAATCGCCGAGGCGCTCTCGGTCGCGGTGCCCACGGGACCGTGCACCGCCGAGGAACTCAGCGAGGCCGGAGCCGATGTCGTCCTCGGAGATCTCACCGAGTTCCCGGGGTGGTTTTCGGACTACCGTGCGGGCTGTCTTCCGGCCCGCGCCTGA